One Natrinema halophilum genomic window carries:
- a CDS encoding deoxyhypusine synthase — MNEDHDRSGERDHGGGDHDGSEDGETSGHSEPERHTFSHDPIGHAEVRAGMTVGELADEYGNAGVGSANLHEAVDVTEAMFDDDVTVFFSLAGAMVPTGMRAIVADLIRDGYIDVLVTTGANLTHDAIEAIGGKHHHGDVHAEGKTEREHDETLRDEGVDRIYNVYLPQEFFATFESHLREEVFPVLEAECEGGEVEATSDAAGGTSREGGPVSIQRLTEELGRANAEVNERDDVGEDPGIAAAAYQNDVPIYCPAVQDSVLGLQAWMYSQTSAFSLDALADMTPLTDIAFDADEAGAFVVGGGVPKNFTLQTMLVTPGAYDYAVQLTMDPQQTGGLSGATLDEARSWGKLEKDAENVSVYADATITLPLVVAAARERLEG; from the coding sequence ATGAACGAGGACCACGACAGGAGCGGGGAGCGCGATCACGGAGGCGGCGACCACGACGGGAGCGAGGACGGTGAGACGAGCGGGCATTCGGAGCCCGAACGGCACACGTTTTCCCACGATCCGATCGGTCACGCCGAGGTCCGCGCGGGAATGACGGTCGGCGAACTCGCCGACGAGTACGGTAACGCCGGCGTTGGCTCGGCGAACCTCCACGAGGCGGTTGACGTGACGGAGGCGATGTTCGACGACGACGTGACCGTCTTTTTCAGCCTCGCAGGTGCGATGGTGCCGACGGGGATGCGAGCGATCGTCGCCGACCTGATCCGCGACGGCTACATCGACGTTCTCGTCACGACGGGAGCGAACCTCACGCACGACGCCATCGAGGCTATCGGCGGCAAACACCACCACGGCGACGTCCACGCGGAGGGGAAGACCGAACGCGAACACGACGAGACGCTTCGCGACGAAGGCGTCGACCGCATCTACAACGTCTACCTCCCGCAGGAGTTCTTCGCGACGTTCGAATCTCACCTGCGCGAGGAGGTGTTTCCGGTCCTCGAGGCCGAGTGCGAGGGGGGCGAGGTGGAGGCCACCTCGGACGCCGCGGGCGGCACCAGCCGCGAGGGCGGACCGGTTTCCATCCAACGGCTCACCGAGGAACTCGGCCGGGCCAACGCCGAAGTCAACGAGCGCGACGACGTCGGCGAGGACCCCGGTATCGCCGCCGCCGCGTACCAGAACGACGTGCCGATTTACTGCCCGGCCGTTCAGGATTCCGTCCTCGGGTTGCAGGCGTGGATGTACTCCCAGACCTCCGCGTTCTCGCTCGACGCGCTGGCCGACATGACGCCGCTTACCGACATCGCGTTCGACGCCGACGAAGCCGGCGCGTTCGTCGTCGGCGGCGGCGTTCCCAAGAACTTCACCCTCCAGACGATGCTCGTGACCCCCGGCGCCTACGACTACGCCGTCCAGTTGACGATGGATCCTCAACAGACCGGCGGCCTCTCCGGCGCGACCCTCGACGAAGCCCGCTCGTGGGGCAAACTCGAGAAAGATGCCGAGAACGTCTCGGTTTACGCCGATGCGACGATCACGCTCCCACTGGTTGTTGCGGCCGCGCGCGAGCGACTCGAGGGATAG
- a CDS encoding Nif3-like dinuclear metal center hexameric protein has protein sequence MKLSSVVDRLDDTLRTADYADIDASANGLQIGPEEAEIERVAFAVDGVRETVDRAVEADADLLVVHHGLSWGGFDRVTGRTYDRIAPLIEHDLALYVSHLPLDGHQELGNAAGVADLLDLEDRAPFGELGPEYIGQRGVASDPYPSDELRERLEASLETGGQSVRLLGFGPDRIEDVAIVTGSGIDWLDEAVATGADVLVTGEGKQQAYHEAREAGINVVLAGHYATETFGVRSVQDVVADWGLETTYLEVPTGL, from the coding sequence ATGAAACTCTCGAGCGTCGTCGATCGACTCGACGACACCCTGCGAACCGCCGACTACGCCGACATCGACGCCAGCGCGAACGGCTTACAGATCGGCCCGGAGGAGGCCGAGATCGAACGCGTCGCGTTCGCCGTCGATGGCGTCCGCGAAACGGTCGACCGCGCGGTCGAGGCCGACGCAGACCTCCTCGTCGTCCACCACGGGCTCTCCTGGGGCGGCTTCGATCGCGTAACCGGCCGAACGTACGACCGGATCGCGCCGCTTATCGAGCACGACCTCGCGCTGTACGTTTCTCACCTCCCGCTGGACGGTCACCAGGAACTGGGCAACGCCGCCGGCGTCGCCGACCTGCTCGATCTCGAGGACCGGGCACCCTTCGGCGAGCTTGGTCCCGAGTATATCGGCCAACGTGGGGTGGCATCCGACCCCTACCCATCCGACGAATTACGCGAGCGACTCGAGGCATCCCTCGAAACCGGCGGCCAGTCCGTTCGGCTGCTCGGGTTCGGCCCGGATCGGATCGAGGACGTTGCGATCGTCACCGGTAGCGGGATCGACTGGCTCGACGAGGCCGTCGCGACCGGTGCGGACGTGCTGGTGACGGGGGAGGGCAAACAGCAGGCCTATCACGAGGCCCGCGAGGCCGGCATCAACGTCGTTCTGGCGGGTCACTACGCCACCGAGACGTTCGGCGTGCGCTCGGTCCAGGATGTCGTCGCAGACTGGGGACTGGAGACGACCTATCTCGAGGTTCCGACCGGACTATAG
- a CDS encoding pyridoxamine 5'-phosphate oxidase family protein, whose amino-acid sequence MTSVPSKAERLLESEPVMAHLGTCVEGRPHVAPVWYRYVDGTVEIVTTGRKLANVRRNPRVSLSVQKDDAGQTRWMVSLLGTATVIEDEVETDAARRRINEKYAAEPDAYADNTLVRIEIGSATYRTY is encoded by the coding sequence GTGACGAGCGTTCCATCGAAAGCCGAACGACTGCTCGAGAGCGAGCCGGTGATGGCTCATCTGGGGACCTGTGTCGAGGGGCGGCCCCACGTCGCACCGGTCTGGTACCGATACGTGGACGGGACGGTAGAGATCGTTACGACGGGCCGGAAACTGGCGAACGTCCGACGGAATCCTCGCGTCTCACTCTCGGTCCAGAAGGACGACGCGGGGCAGACGCGTTGGATGGTGTCCTTGCTGGGGACCGCGACGGTGATCGAGGACGAGGTCGAGACGGACGCGGCTCGTCGGCGGATAAACGAAAAGTACGCTGCCGAGCCCGACGCCTACGCCGACAATACGCTGGTCCGAATCGAGATCGGATCGGCGACGTACAGGACGTACTGA
- a CDS encoding site-specific integrase yields MEEIPKQIRQRPDCATWENAKEIVKAIPNPRNKAVAVLLAKTGCRLGEALEIKMDDLMLDDGFIRLRDPEDFIEQVQSVNEEVDGQIVLVLVSSQDSGAILDWTVLDYEDVMFEPYSEDELMTLLEQGFTAADTAVQAVQQSLLHRIAAETVEEAESDVRHAFNRLEDAVAAAAADGDSVVSEQYLDQMVPRLQGRRRF; encoded by the coding sequence TTGGAGGAGATTCCGAAGCAGATTCGGCAGCGCCCTGATTGTGCGACGTGGGAGAACGCGAAGGAGATCGTGAAGGCGATTCCGAATCCGCGGAACAAGGCGGTCGCCGTCCTGCTGGCGAAGACTGGGTGTCGATTGGGGGAAGCACTGGAGATCAAGATGGACGACTTGATGCTCGACGATGGGTTCATCCGGCTCCGAGATCCGGAAGACTTCATCGAACAGGTACAATCCGTCAACGAAGAGGTGGACGGACAGATCGTGCTTGTTCTGGTATCGTCGCAAGATTCAGGCGCAATCCTCGATTGGACCGTGCTCGACTACGAGGATGTCATGTTCGAGCCATACTCGGAAGATGAGCTGATGACGCTCCTGGAGCAGGGGTTCACTGCAGCTGATACCGCCGTTCAGGCTGTTCAACAGTCACTGCTCCACCGGATCGCGGCAGAAACGGTTGAGGAAGCTGAGAGCGATGTCCGGCACGCGTTCAACCGGTTGGAGGATGCGGTGGCTGCTGCGGCTGCCGACGGTGACAGTGTGGTGTCGGAGCAGTATCTTGACCAGATGGTGCCGCGGCTGCAGGGCCGGCGACGTTTCTGA
- a CDS encoding glycosyltransferase has protein sequence MADEDRDDVDVSFVVPARNEADYLRGTLASLAALDTEYTYEAIVVDGNSHDDTVSIAREYGAAVVHEAGSSIAAARNLGAERASGEWLAFVDADTRVRANYLTELLGFVETNGLAAASSYCRITGPYRAKLMEVTINHVFSRLEYPILPGFNCFVHVRAFEESGGFPRVPNEDTAFSRAFSRELPTAYCPTVLVESSGRRIDESGLTGTLWHYLQLDVERLRTDY, from the coding sequence ATGGCGGACGAAGACCGTGACGACGTCGACGTGAGTTTCGTGGTGCCGGCGCGCAACGAGGCCGATTACCTTCGGGGGACACTCGCCAGTCTCGCCGCGCTCGACACGGAATACACGTACGAGGCGATCGTCGTCGACGGCAACTCCCACGACGACACGGTGTCGATCGCTCGAGAGTACGGCGCCGCGGTCGTCCACGAAGCCGGCTCGAGCATCGCCGCGGCGAGGAATCTCGGCGCGGAGCGAGCAAGCGGCGAGTGGCTCGCCTTCGTCGACGCGGATACGCGAGTGCGGGCGAACTACCTGACCGAACTGCTCGGCTTCGTCGAAACCAACGGGCTCGCGGCGGCGAGTTCGTACTGTCGGATCACCGGCCCCTATCGCGCCAAGCTGATGGAAGTGACGATCAACCACGTCTTCTCACGGCTCGAGTACCCCATTCTGCCGGGGTTCAACTGTTTCGTCCACGTGCGGGCCTTCGAGGAAAGCGGTGGATTTCCCCGGGTACCGAACGAAGACACGGCGTTCAGCCGGGCGTTCTCGAGAGAACTACCGACTGCCTACTGTCCGACAGTGCTGGTCGAGAGTTCCGGACGTCGGATCGACGAGTCCGGGCTGACGGGAACGCTGTGGCACTACCTGCAACTGGACGTCGAACGGCTTCGAACGGACTACTGA
- a CDS encoding NAD(P)/FAD-dependent oxidoreductase: MTDSSGPLEYEVAVVGGGPAGMTTALYTTRLGHRTVVFEKEGGRHTAVNHVHNLLGVSENVSGQELATHAVDQLDQYGGDFYPDAVESVTRIDDRPDADGDDGGAAETTDADSETDDGGTGPDRPRFRLETAHATVDADRVVFATGFRDRSPDVPELERFTGRGLHYCLHCDAYTLGDGPVFVLGHTESAAHVAMTMLNFTPDVDLLLDDRKPEWDEETADQLDAHPVDRIDTAVVSAYDDESIDEDEPPWLGGLEFADSVGPRPTDSRTESGDGTERDYLGGFAMYGSVYNAGLPADLGCDRRDDGAIAVDERRETSVDGVYAVGDVTHGQNQTTIAISDGAYAGLAIHKDLRIFPKSLADLEDGDGETDLEQSVPASQSDLRARMRRVREVDVHPGLRGPSPGRE; this comes from the coding sequence ATGACTGATTCGAGCGGACCCCTCGAGTACGAGGTCGCCGTCGTCGGCGGCGGTCCTGCGGGGATGACGACCGCGCTGTACACGACCCGACTCGGCCATCGGACGGTCGTTTTCGAGAAGGAAGGCGGTCGTCACACGGCCGTCAATCACGTTCACAACCTGCTCGGGGTCTCCGAAAACGTCTCCGGACAAGAACTCGCTACTCACGCCGTTGACCAACTCGACCAGTACGGCGGCGACTTCTATCCGGACGCCGTCGAGTCGGTGACGCGTATCGACGATCGTCCGGACGCCGACGGCGACGACGGTGGCGCCGCCGAAACAACCGACGCCGACAGCGAGACCGACGATGGCGGCACCGGTCCCGACCGCCCTCGATTTCGGCTCGAGACGGCCCACGCGACCGTCGACGCCGACAGAGTCGTCTTCGCGACCGGGTTCCGGGACCGGAGCCCCGACGTGCCGGAACTCGAGCGGTTTACGGGACGGGGTCTACACTACTGTCTCCACTGCGACGCGTATACGCTGGGCGACGGGCCGGTCTTCGTCCTCGGTCACACCGAGAGTGCGGCGCACGTCGCGATGACGATGCTCAACTTCACTCCCGACGTCGACCTGTTGTTGGACGACCGAAAGCCGGAGTGGGACGAGGAGACTGCCGACCAACTCGACGCACATCCCGTCGATCGGATCGACACGGCCGTCGTCTCCGCCTACGACGACGAGAGCATCGACGAGGACGAACCGCCGTGGCTCGGCGGTCTCGAATTCGCCGACAGCGTGGGACCACGTCCCACTGACAGCCGCACGGAGTCCGGTGACGGAACCGAGCGCGATTACCTCGGCGGCTTCGCGATGTACGGGTCGGTTTACAACGCCGGTCTTCCCGCCGATCTCGGGTGCGACCGCCGCGACGACGGTGCGATCGCCGTCGACGAACGACGGGAGACCAGCGTCGACGGCGTCTACGCCGTGGGCGACGTCACTCACGGCCAGAATCAGACCACGATCGCCATCAGCGACGGGGCCTACGCTGGTCTGGCGATTCACAAGGACCTTCGCATCTTTCCGAAATCGCTCGCAGACCTCGAGGACGGCGACGGCGAAACCGACCTCGAGCAGTCTGTACCCGCCAGTCAATCCGACCTCCGCGCCAGGATGCGACGGGTTCGCGAGGTGGACGTTCATCCGGGGCTCCGTGGGCCGTCGCCCGGTCGAGAGTAA